A DNA window from Leptolyngbya sp. SIO1E4 contains the following coding sequences:
- a CDS encoding GNAT family N-acetyltransferase, translating into MEFDFQPLERHHVLAILGWQYPAPYDCYNFKEDNHQADLSYLLEPQNAFSAILNKHQELEGYCSFGADGQVPGGNYSTQALDIGMGIRPDLTDKGQGRRYALAVAHFGVQRYHIKQLRVTIAEFNQRAQRVWISLGFESVEIFVTTNSDQTFLVLVRDGEGRSHK; encoded by the coding sequence ATGGAGTTTGATTTTCAACCTCTTGAAAGGCATCATGTTCTAGCCATTTTAGGCTGGCAATATCCTGCACCCTATGATTGTTACAACTTCAAAGAAGATAATCATCAGGCAGATTTATCGTACCTACTAGAGCCACAAAACGCCTTCTCCGCAATTCTGAACAAGCATCAAGAGCTGGAAGGATACTGCTCCTTTGGAGCCGATGGTCAGGTACCCGGTGGGAACTACAGCACCCAAGCCCTAGATATTGGCATGGGTATCAGGCCTGATTTAACTGACAAGGGACAAGGAAGGCGCTATGCCCTGGCAGTGGCACACTTTGGAGTCCAGCGTTATCACATCAAACAGCTGAGAGTGACCATCGCTGAATTCAATCAAAGGGCACAACGCGTTTGGATATCTCTAGGCTTTGAGTCGGTTGAAATCTTTGTCACAACCAACAGTGATCAAACCTTCTTGGTACTGGTCAGAGACGGGGAGGGGCGATCGCACAAATGA
- a CDS encoding GNAT family N-acetyltransferase produces the protein MQLCPATEEHRAIFSQWNSASRLEERTCRPVINGQRVAPNDRVITLAFFHPDISRTEPVGRFVYFDVNSRNRSAEFGYIVCPDYRGQGLGTAMLTLALDHLFATTDLNKLYCQTAAFNTASVKLLEKLGFHRDGILREHHELDGRLWDDFVYSMLRHELTRANAP, from the coding sequence ATGCAACTCTGTCCAGCGACTGAGGAGCACAGAGCCATTTTTAGTCAGTGGAACTCCGCATCGCGTCTGGAGGAGCGCACCTGCCGCCCCGTGATCAACGGCCAGCGAGTTGCTCCGAATGACCGCGTCATAACGCTGGCATTCTTTCATCCAGACATTAGCCGGACTGAACCCGTCGGGCGATTCGTTTACTTTGACGTGAATTCCCGCAATCGTTCCGCTGAATTTGGTTACATCGTTTGCCCCGACTACCGAGGACAGGGACTGGGCACGGCGATGCTGACTCTAGCCTTGGATCATCTCTTTGCAACAACAGATCTGAATAAGCTGTACTGCCAAACCGCTGCGTTTAATACTGCCTCCGTAAAGCTGTTGGAAAAACTGGGTTTTCATCGAGATGGGATTCTCCGAGAGCACCATGAACTGGATGGCAGGCTTTGGGATGACTTCGTTTACAGTATGCTCAGACACGAATTGACTCGGGCAAACGCCCCATGA
- a CDS encoding IS6 family transposase — translation MSHPVLFKWKQFQPEIILLNVRCYCRYALSYRDLEEMMAERGLSIDHSTLNRWVVQYGPELDKRCRPHLRSSNDSWRVDETYIKVRKQWKYLYRAVDSNSQTLDFMLSAKRDAKAAKRFLKKALKAGHTQTPRVINVDKNAAYPPAVDDLKAETHLSETTKLRPVKYLNNRIEQDHRRLKRLVKPGLGFGSFNTARRTLKGYEAMAMIRKGQIKDIDRDDVTGQISFIHEIFGIAA, via the coding sequence ATGTCCCATCCTGTCCTGTTCAAGTGGAAGCAGTTTCAGCCTGAAATCATCTTGCTCAATGTCCGTTGTTACTGCCGCTATGCCTTGAGCTATCGGGATTTGGAAGAGATGATGGCGGAGCGTGGCCTATCGATTGATCACAGCACCCTCAACCGTTGGGTGGTGCAGTATGGCCCAGAGCTAGACAAACGCTGTCGGCCTCATCTGCGATCAAGCAATGACTCCTGGCGCGTCGATGAAACGTACATTAAAGTTCGCAAACAATGGAAGTATCTCTATCGAGCGGTGGACTCCAACAGTCAAACGCTGGACTTCATGTTGAGTGCCAAGCGCGATGCTAAAGCCGCGAAACGCTTTCTCAAAAAGGCATTGAAGGCTGGCCATACCCAAACGCCCCGCGTGATCAACGTGGACAAGAACGCCGCGTATCCACCGGCTGTTGATGACCTCAAGGCGGAGACGCACCTGTCGGAAACGACCAAACTCCGCCCTGTAAAGTATCTCAACAACCGGATTGAGCAGGATCATCGCCGCCTCAAACGATTGGTCAAACCGGGCTTAGGATTCGGTTCCTTCAACACGGCTCGACGCACGCTCAAAGGCTATGAAGCGATGGCGATGATCCGCAAAGGACAGATCAAGGATATCGATAGAGATGATGTGACAGGACAGATCTCTTTCATCCATGAAATCTTCGGCATTGCTGCGTAA
- the cobW gene encoding cobalamin biosynthesis protein CobW, with protein MHKIPVTVVTGFLGSGKTTLVRHLLQNNQGRRIAVLVNEFGEVGIDGDILKSCQVCDEDESMDGASLNILELANGCLCCTVQEEFLPTMQELLKRRNDIDCIVIETSGLALPKPLVQAFRWPEIRTGATVDGVVTVVDGDALAQGHIVGDLEALEAQRQADDNLEHETPIEELFEDQLACADLVLLTKTDLMDIEERDRVQTWLQSQAPVGIKVLSCHQGEIHPEVLLGFNAVVEDNLDSRPSHNDQEEEHEHDDDINSVCIELEQSFDPKDLVQRLQALVQQQEIYRIKGFVVVPNKAMRLVLQGVGQRFDHFYDRPWQTDESRRTRLVFIGHGLDYASIRQQVAADAVEPLVQCQA; from the coding sequence ATGCACAAAATTCCCGTTACCGTCGTCACTGGCTTTCTCGGTTCTGGCAAGACGACGCTGGTGCGGCACCTGCTGCAAAATAATCAGGGGCGTCGCATCGCCGTCTTGGTCAATGAGTTTGGCGAAGTGGGCATTGATGGCGACATCCTCAAATCTTGCCAAGTTTGTGACGAAGATGAATCCATGGATGGTGCTAGTCTAAATATCCTAGAACTGGCCAACGGCTGCCTCTGCTGCACCGTCCAGGAAGAGTTTTTGCCCACCATGCAGGAATTGCTGAAGCGGCGCAACGACATTGACTGCATCGTCATCGAAACCTCGGGACTGGCGCTGCCCAAGCCCCTAGTGCAAGCCTTTCGCTGGCCCGAGATTCGTACCGGAGCCACAGTGGATGGTGTGGTAACTGTCGTGGATGGCGATGCGCTGGCCCAGGGACACATCGTCGGCGACCTGGAAGCGCTAGAAGCCCAGCGGCAGGCCGATGACAATCTAGAGCACGAAACGCCGATTGAGGAACTCTTTGAAGATCAGTTAGCCTGCGCTGACCTGGTGTTGCTAACCAAGACCGATTTGATGGACATAGAGGAGCGCGATCGCGTGCAAACTTGGCTGCAATCCCAAGCCCCTGTTGGCATCAAAGTCTTGTCCTGCCATCAGGGTGAAATTCACCCCGAGGTGTTGTTAGGCTTCAATGCCGTAGTGGAGGACAATCTGGATAGTCGCCCCAGCCACAATGACCAGGAAGAAGAGCACGAGCACGATGACGACATCAACTCCGTCTGCATTGAGCTAGAGCAGTCCTTCGACCCCAAAGATTTGGTGCAGCGGTTACAAGCCCTGGTGCAGCAGCAAGAAATTTACCGAATTAAAGGCTTCGTCGTGGTTCCCAATAAAGCTATGCGTCTAGTGCTACAAGGCGTCGGACAGCGGTTCGACCACTTCTACGATCGCCCCTGGCAAACCGACGAATCCCGCCGCACTCGTTTGGTGTTTATCGGTCATGGTCTCGATTATGCAAGCATTCGGCAGCAAGTTGCAGCAGATGCAGTTGAGCCTCTAGTGCAGTGTCAAGCTTGA
- a CDS encoding DUF1636 domain-containing protein — protein sequence MTPTTLFVCSLCRFSAQEDSRDGVAGGQYLINQLQQALAEQDLQATVHLEPLRCMAGCHQPCNVSVAAPGKLTFILSGISPENGAATVAEFCQQYTESTNGRVPYRDRTPEIRQATAFVLPPLPTDSVPKL from the coding sequence ATGACACCCACGACATTATTTGTTTGCTCACTCTGTCGGTTTTCGGCTCAGGAAGACAGCCGAGACGGCGTTGCCGGTGGACAGTATTTGATCAATCAGCTCCAGCAAGCCCTGGCTGAACAGGACTTGCAAGCGACCGTTCACCTGGAGCCGTTGCGCTGTATGGCCGGATGCCACCAGCCCTGCAATGTCTCGGTAGCAGCACCCGGTAAGCTGACCTTCATTCTCAGTGGCATCAGTCCCGAAAACGGGGCCGCAACGGTTGCGGAGTTTTGTCAACAATACACCGAGAGCACTAATGGGCGAGTGCCCTACCGCGATCGCACCCCCGAAATTCGACAGGCAACCGCTTTTGTGCTGCCGCCGCTGCCCACCGATTCTGTACCTAAGCTATAG
- a CDS encoding FAD-dependent hydroxylase yields the protein MSGFTYDLIIVGGGIPGLTLACGLRGSGLRVAVIETQSEQAVGERPRAYALSPLSARIFRTIGIWEQISPAISHFPQVILSDADYPHRVVFTPADLGEPAVYYCAEHRVLQTALRRQASTDPHITCYYETRVQTVTYGAHLAEVIVETKQGQQHLSASLVVAADGAKSLVRQQAGIKTDGWNYWQSCITAFVSPAQPHRNIAHERFWSGGPFAILPLPDNCCQIVWVVPHREAAAISALPPDQFIAALQHRYGDHSGSLTLLNKPLVFPARLMHSRRYCQPRLALLGDAAHHCHPVGGQGLNLGIRDAAMLAQVLATAKQQQQDLGDVRVLQRYGRRRRLENWVMLLFTDILNRTFSNRWLLIMVLRRWVLRLMIRWSPLRRLMLHLMTGFWGTQLDQLARAPMMGFAMPQHTYPETGTLVGSPKSRGRTR from the coding sequence ATGAGTGGATTCACCTATGACCTGATTATCGTTGGGGGCGGTATCCCTGGCTTGACCCTGGCCTGCGGGCTAAGGGGATCGGGACTGCGCGTTGCGGTGATCGAGACTCAGTCTGAGCAAGCGGTGGGCGAACGCCCCCGTGCCTATGCCCTCTCGCCCCTGTCCGCCAGAATTTTCCGCACTATCGGGATCTGGGAGCAGATTTCCCCGGCCATTTCCCATTTCCCCCAGGTGATCCTGTCAGATGCCGACTATCCTCATCGGGTCGTGTTCACGCCAGCGGATCTGGGGGAACCTGCCGTGTACTATTGCGCAGAGCATCGGGTATTGCAAACGGCGCTGCGCCGTCAAGCATCCACCGATCCTCACATCACCTGCTACTACGAAACACGAGTGCAGACGGTTACCTATGGTGCTCACCTGGCCGAGGTGATTGTCGAAACGAAGCAGGGGCAACAGCATTTGAGCGCTTCCCTGGTGGTCGCTGCGGATGGTGCCAAGTCTCTCGTCCGGCAACAGGCTGGGATCAAAACCGATGGCTGGAACTACTGGCAGTCCTGCATCACAGCCTTTGTTTCCCCAGCGCAACCCCACCGGAACATTGCCCATGAGCGATTCTGGTCTGGTGGCCCCTTCGCCATCTTGCCCTTGCCGGATAACTGCTGTCAGATTGTCTGGGTTGTTCCACATCGTGAGGCGGCGGCGATCTCGGCCCTGCCCCCGGATCAATTTATTGCGGCCCTGCAGCACCGCTACGGCGACCACTCGGGTTCGCTGACTCTGCTGAACAAACCGCTGGTATTCCCGGCTCGCCTGATGCATAGCCGCCGCTATTGTCAACCCCGGCTAGCGCTCCTGGGGGATGCTGCCCACCACTGCCATCCCGTAGGCGGACAGGGGCTGAATTTGGGCATTCGGGATGCGGCGATGCTGGCCCAGGTGTTGGCAACTGCAAAGCAACAGCAACAGGATTTAGGCGATGTCAGGGTGTTGCAGCGTTATGGTCGCCGCCGTCGCCTAGAAAACTGGGTAATGTTGCTATTTACGGATATTCTCAACCGCACCTTTTCTAACCGCTGGTTGCTCATTATGGTGTTGCGACGGTGGGTGCTGCGGCTCATGATCCGCTGGTCGCCCCTGCGCCGCTTGATGCTGCACTTGATGACGGGCTTTTGGGGAACACAACTCGATCAGCTTGCTCGTGCGCCAATGATGGGATTTGCCATGCCTCAACACACTTATCCTGAAACGGGCACACTTGTGGGTTCTCCTAAATCCAGAGGAAGAACTAGATGA
- a CDS encoding methyltransferase domain-containing protein has translation MNLLLLLLSLFLLLLLVGLAVYLLTARKYESASSVAQSYDDWTQDGILEFYWGEHIHLGHYGSPPRRKNFIKAKHDFVHEMVRWGGLDTLPPGTTVLDVGCGIGGSSRILARDYSFAVTGITISPQQVKRAQALTPPQVTAQFKVDDALNLSFPDASFDVVWSIEAGPHMPDKARYAREMLRVLKPGGILVVADWNQRDDRRQPLNWWERPVMRQLLDQWSHPAFASIEGFAEQLEATGLVAGRVTTTDWTQETLPAWLGSIWQGIVRPQGLLKFGVVGFIKSLREVPTFLLMRLAFGAGLCRFGMFRAVRAASPGASIQAAVSQQTNNNLVRS, from the coding sequence ATGAATCTGTTGCTTTTGCTCCTTAGCCTGTTCCTACTGTTGCTGCTGGTAGGTCTTGCTGTTTACTTGCTGACGGCCCGCAAGTACGAATCGGCATCTTCTGTTGCCCAGTCCTACGACGACTGGACCCAGGACGGCATTCTAGAGTTTTACTGGGGCGAACATATCCACCTGGGTCACTATGGCTCACCCCCCCGGCGCAAAAATTTCATTAAGGCTAAACACGATTTTGTTCATGAAATGGTGCGCTGGGGCGGCCTGGATACACTTCCGCCCGGCACTACGGTGTTAGACGTTGGCTGTGGCATTGGCGGTAGCAGTCGCATTCTGGCGCGGGACTATAGCTTTGCCGTGACGGGCATTACCATTAGCCCCCAGCAGGTGAAGCGAGCCCAAGCGTTGACGCCCCCGCAGGTCACGGCTCAATTCAAGGTGGATGATGCCCTGAATCTCTCGTTCCCAGATGCCAGCTTCGATGTGGTCTGGTCCATTGAGGCGGGGCCGCACATGCCCGACAAGGCCCGCTACGCTCGAGAGATGCTGCGGGTGCTGAAACCGGGCGGCATTCTGGTGGTGGCGGATTGGAACCAGCGGGACGATCGTCGCCAACCTCTGAATTGGTGGGAGCGTCCGGTGATGCGTCAACTGCTGGATCAATGGTCGCATCCGGCCTTTGCCAGCATTGAAGGTTTTGCGGAGCAGTTGGAGGCGACGGGGTTGGTCGCGGGTCGGGTGACAACCACTGACTGGACTCAGGAAACTTTACCGGCCTGGCTGGGTTCCATCTGGCAGGGCATTGTCCGCCCACAAGGATTACTTAAATTTGGTGTGGTCGGGTTCATCAAGTCCCTCCGGGAAGTGCCCACCTTCTTGCTGATGCGACTCGCCTTTGGGGCGGGGTTGTGCCGCTTTGGCATGTTCCGGGCGGTGCGGGCGGCATCGCCTGGAGCGTCTATCCAAGCTGCAGTTTCGCAGCAAACCAACAATAATTTAGTGCGTTCATGA
- a CDS encoding PEP-CTERM sorting domain-containing protein, translating to MYTFKTLRRTMLSLISFTLTLMGGEAFGATFANATFDPGKIDAGIPGFVGPDGLGTVSPNNTVNPLFVDWATGFQDYLPTPGVLDEWQTPERALGPVTGAFDGIVSLGELTAEQIAAEAAPGQITLTFDNSLQNGEGPDFAVFENGFGFADTGTLFAELAYVEVSTDGTHFLRFPSTSLTPEPLDPFGQLDPTQVYNLAGKHVNNGVVLPDDQFVSASWGTPFDLEVLTEQAITQPDLVDLNAINFVRIVDIPGSGDFVDAAGNPIYDPWPTPIEGSGGFDLEAVGVINARAVPEASPVLGLMLFGLSGLGMRGAQRRARLQKT from the coding sequence GTGTACACCTTCAAAACGCTTCGGCGCACAATGCTGTCGCTAATTTCATTCACGCTGACCCTGATGGGTGGCGAAGCCTTCGGCGCGACCTTTGCCAACGCGACCTTCGATCCCGGCAAAATTGATGCGGGCATTCCTGGCTTTGTCGGCCCGGATGGCCTGGGCACCGTTAGCCCCAACAACACGGTGAACCCTCTGTTTGTTGATTGGGCGACCGGCTTCCAAGACTATCTGCCGACACCTGGCGTTCTCGACGAGTGGCAAACACCCGAACGCGCCCTCGGTCCAGTGACTGGGGCCTTTGATGGTATCGTCTCGCTGGGCGAATTGACCGCTGAGCAAATTGCAGCAGAAGCGGCCCCCGGCCAAATTACCCTCACCTTTGATAACTCCCTCCAAAACGGCGAGGGACCCGACTTTGCGGTCTTCGAGAATGGCTTTGGCTTTGCTGACACCGGCACGCTCTTTGCGGAATTGGCCTATGTCGAAGTCTCGACCGATGGGACTCACTTTTTGCGCTTTCCCAGCACGTCCCTAACGCCAGAGCCTCTCGATCCCTTCGGGCAACTCGATCCCACCCAGGTTTATAACCTCGCGGGCAAGCACGTCAACAATGGTGTGGTTCTGCCCGATGATCAATTTGTGTCTGCATCATGGGGTACACCCTTTGACCTGGAGGTGCTGACCGAACAGGCGATCACCCAACCGGACCTGGTCGATCTCAACGCCATTAACTTCGTTCGGATTGTCGATATTCCCGGCAGCGGGGATTTTGTCGATGCGGCGGGCAACCCCATTTATGATCCCTGGCCTACCCCGATTGAAGGGTCGGGGGGCTTTGATTTAGAAGCCGTGGGTGTCATCAACGCACGGGCCGTTCCCGAAGCTTCGCCGGTTCTGGGGTTGATGCTCTTCGGTCTGTCAGGCTTGGGGATGCGAGGGGCGCAGCGTCGTGCGAGGCTGCAGAAGACATGA
- the metE gene encoding 5-methyltetrahydropteroyltriglutamate--homocysteine S-methyltransferase, giving the protein MTIQTMTSGYARMGKRREVKKGLEAYWSGNSDADTMLSSVRDIEAHGWKTQLAAGIDRIGVGDQTLYDQVLDWAVRLGLIPSRFQGLTGLDRYFAMARGRDGIPALEMTKWFDTNYHYLVPEIDADAVPQADFGDFLETVARSQSLLGDRATPVILSPVTLLSLSRRTGDLDADLAKLLPLYVELLKQLKALNVKEVQLHDPILVTSSANGLQSQIEKTYSALAEVGLPIQLVTYFDDLGDAYRWVTQLPVAGISLDLTRGKNLELVKAHGFPADKTLGAGVVDGRNVWKIRPNAVLATLQELQAIAPNLRVQPSASLQFVPHDAALETQLPGPLRTVLSFAEQKLAEVVFLALSLNGADTAAQQAAMQQQWQAFEQFNPPHPEVRQALAKLTVQDFERSLAYALRIDQQVKLPPLPTTTIGSFPQTKDVRQLRVKYKKGDISQKEYQREIDAHIADCIKLQEDIGLDVLVHGEFERTDMVEYFGQQLEGFAFTVHGWVQSYGSRCVRPPIIYGDVSRPQPMTVREFKVAQSLTAKPVKGMLTGPVTMINWSFTRTDIPRCDQAMQIALALREEVADLEAAGAVMVQVDEPALREGLPLKSERWHEYLRWAVDAFRLSTSVAKPETQVHTHMCYSEFGDIIEHIERLDADVLSIENSRSNNETLFEITDAGYRYQVGNGVYDVHSPAVPSIEQMLQQLRTGVDHLPIAQTWINPDCGLKTRRWEEVIPALKNMVEATHQLRQEMSPKP; this is encoded by the coding sequence ATGACGATTCAAACCATGACCTCCGGCTATGCCCGCATGGGCAAACGTCGGGAAGTCAAAAAAGGACTGGAAGCCTACTGGAGTGGCAATTCTGATGCTGACACGATGCTGTCTAGCGTACGCGACATTGAAGCCCACGGCTGGAAAACTCAACTGGCCGCTGGCATTGATCGTATCGGTGTAGGTGACCAGACTCTTTACGACCAGGTGCTGGATTGGGCCGTGCGCCTAGGGCTGATTCCTTCAAGGTTTCAGGGCTTGACCGGGCTGGATCGCTACTTTGCGATGGCGAGGGGGCGTGATGGCATCCCAGCGCTGGAGATGACCAAATGGTTCGACACCAACTACCACTATCTGGTGCCAGAAATTGACGCGGATGCTGTTCCGCAGGCTGACTTTGGAGATTTTCTGGAAACGGTGGCGCGATCGCAGTCGCTGCTGGGCGATCGCGCCACCCCAGTTATCCTCAGTCCAGTAACACTGCTGAGCCTGAGTCGGCGAACGGGCGACTTAGATGCCGATTTGGCCAAGCTGCTGCCGCTGTATGTCGAGCTATTGAAACAGCTCAAAGCCCTGAACGTGAAAGAGGTGCAGCTGCACGACCCGATTCTGGTGACGAGTAGCGCCAACGGTCTGCAATCCCAGATAGAAAAGACCTATTCGGCCCTGGCTGAAGTCGGTCTGCCGATTCAACTGGTGACGTACTTCGACGACCTGGGTGACGCCTACCGCTGGGTGACGCAACTGCCCGTGGCGGGCATCAGTCTGGACTTGACCCGAGGCAAGAATCTGGAGTTAGTGAAAGCCCACGGATTTCCGGCAGATAAGACCCTAGGGGCAGGCGTTGTGGATGGGCGCAATGTTTGGAAGATTCGCCCTAATGCGGTCTTGGCAACGTTACAGGAATTGCAAGCGATCGCCCCTAACTTGCGGGTACAGCCTTCGGCCTCGCTGCAATTCGTGCCCCACGATGCCGCCCTGGAAACCCAGTTGCCGGGGCCTTTACGGACTGTGCTGAGCTTTGCCGAGCAAAAGCTGGCGGAAGTGGTGTTCCTAGCGCTGTCGCTGAACGGGGCAGACACCGCTGCCCAGCAAGCAGCCATGCAGCAACAGTGGCAGGCGTTTGAGCAATTCAATCCGCCCCATCCAGAAGTGCGGCAGGCATTGGCGAAGCTGACGGTGCAGGATTTTGAGCGCTCGCTCGCCTACGCCTTGCGGATTGACCAGCAGGTGAAGTTGCCGCCTCTGCCAACTACCACCATCGGCTCCTTCCCCCAAACTAAGGATGTACGGCAATTGCGGGTGAAATACAAAAAAGGCGACATTTCCCAGAAAGAGTACCAGCGGGAAATCGACGCCCATATCGCCGATTGCATCAAACTGCAGGAAGACATCGGTCTGGATGTGCTGGTGCATGGGGAGTTTGAGCGCACCGACATGGTGGAATACTTTGGCCAGCAGTTGGAGGGCTTTGCCTTTACCGTCCACGGCTGGGTGCAGAGCTACGGTAGTCGCTGCGTGCGCCCGCCCATTATCTACGGGGATGTCTCCCGTCCTCAACCGATGACGGTGCGGGAGTTTAAAGTGGCTCAATCCCTGACGGCAAAGCCTGTCAAGGGAATGCTCACAGGGCCAGTGACCATGATCAACTGGTCGTTTACCCGTACCGATATTCCTCGTTGTGACCAGGCGATGCAAATTGCGCTGGCTTTGCGGGAGGAAGTGGCTGATCTGGAAGCTGCTGGAGCCGTCATGGTGCAGGTAGATGAACCGGCCTTACGGGAAGGGTTACCCCTGAAATCTGAACGCTGGCATGAATATCTCCGTTGGGCAGTCGATGCTTTTCGGTTGTCCACCAGCGTTGCCAAACCGGAAACCCAGGTTCATACCCACATGTGCTATTCCGAATTTGGCGACATTATTGAGCACATTGAGCGCTTGGATGCCGATGTTCTCTCCATCGAGAACAGCCGCAGCAACAATGAAACCCTGTTTGAAATTACCGATGCCGGGTATCGGTATCAGGTCGGCAATGGTGTTTATGACGTCCATAGTCCAGCGGTTCCCAGCATTGAGCAAATGTTGCAACAGCTACGTACTGGCGTTGACCACTTACCGATCGCCCAAACCTGGATTAACCCCGACTGTGGTTTGAAGACGCGCCGCTGGGAAGAGGTGATTCCAGCATTGAAAAACATGGTAGAGGCGACTCATCAGTTACGCCAAGAGATGTCGCCCAAACCATAA